In Nicotiana tabacum cultivar K326 chromosome 10, ASM71507v2, whole genome shotgun sequence, the DNA window tactgaaatggaaagttttgttctcataagcattggtctagcaattaattggaggcgtttgatcaatgattccgcTAGACCAATTTGTGTATGAAAATGAGCGACCGGATgctgctcaattgttatcccagttgatatataataatcattaaatgcttgggatgtAAATTCAccggcattatcaagacgaattgtcttaattgcataatctagAAATTGttctcttagctttattatttgagccaacaatctcgcaaatgtcatattgcgagttgatagtaagcacacatgtgaccatcttgtagatgcatctaccaaaaccatataatatctgaatggtccacatggagggtgaatgagcccacatatatcaccttgtatacgttccagaaatatAGGGGATTCTATCTTAACTTTAAtcgttgatggtctaataataatttgccttgagaacatgcagtacaagagaattccttaaattgaagaatcttttgGTTCTTCATTGAATTttcatgtgaattctcaattattttgtgCATCATAGTAGAGCCaggatgacccaaccggtcatgccaaataataaaattatcttgattagtaaacttctcatTTACTATGGtatgtgtttcaatcctgctaatacttgtgtaatATAAACCAGAGGAAAGAGAAGGTAATATTTCAAGTACATATTTTTTACCCGaatttattgtagtaatataaagatattcaatcttttcattatttgtagtctcaatgtgatatccattttggcgaatatctttgaagcttaataagtttctttgagatttactacaatataatgcttcatcaatagccaaatttgttcctcctggtagtaataaattggcttttccagaaccttcaattaatcttgtactaccggatattgtattaacattggcTTCTtttattaccaaataagagaaatatctcttatctttaaaatagtgtgtgttgtagcactatccagaagacatatatcatctttattaatcttgagtccaactgaagactgagaaattttcatattcttcaaaaaatcaaaaggtaCATTATATgaaatatgaaagacaaacaaaaaaaacattaAAAATTACGTTAGGAAGGTAGAgactagcaacacatgatgcattaggaaacacactcaagaaaaataaactagttgcaaacataaaaaaTGACAACTTTTCTTATAGccttcattccccagtaagatgattagttctttagtcaatatcctcaaagaagtctccagcttctaaatgagtaatatttgttaggcctcCAAAATTATCATCTTTATGCAAGATGTGCCTCAGAATTATATTTGTTTGAGGGGCCTGCTTCTTCATTATTATTTTGAAAGGCCAAATGTGCCTccatattattttctttctttctaagggaggcttgataaagtttgacaaaatgatctggcgtacgacaaatgtgtgcccaatgacctctcataaCACACCTGTGATAATTATTAACTCTACATTttaaaggattattttgagaattctTATTATTCTCTTGTTTATTTCCACCATGACAACGATAATTATTTCGTCCCCTTCCATGTCCACGTCCACGCCCACGACTATGgccacgaccacgaccacgataataattttgtcttctttcagacttttgAGTGGTTGTTACCATATtaacttcagaaaatggtgcaGAACCAGTAGGACgtgcttcatgatttttcattaaaaggGTATTATGTTGCTCAGCCACCAGGAGGCATGAGATTAATTCAGAATATTTCTTTAAACCCTTTTCGCGGTATTGTTGTTGCAATACCATATTTGATGCATAAAAGGTAGAAAGAGTCTTTTCTAGTAAATCCTCATCATTTACAATTTTGCCACATAATTTAAGTTGGGAAGTTATCCTGAATATAGTAGAATTATATTCACTTACAGTTTTAAAATCTTGTAACCGCAAGTGAATCCATTCATATCTAGCTCTTGGTAATATCGTTGCCTTAAGATGGTCATATCGTTCCTTCAAACTGCTCCATAGTTCAAATGGATCCTTTAGGGTTAAGTATTCAGTTTTTAATCCTTCATCAAGATGATGACGAAGAAAAATCATAGTCTTTGCTTTATCCTGGCTTGAtgtttcatttccttgtataatagcaTTTTCAAGAGCTTTTGCagcaaggtgaatttcagcatcaagaacccaTGATAAGTAATTCTTTCCGGTAATGTCTAGTGCCACGAATTCAAGTTTTGACAAGTTTGACATATTGAAACTAATCACAAAATAAATGGGTtagaaagaataaaaataattttcaatgaAAATATACTTCTAAAAAAATTCAGACAACTAATTAAGAAGTTGATCACTTCAAACATGTAGTATAAATAAAAATGTAagtaacatacaatatatatgtcaaataaacaagaattatatagtatataaataaaCATAAACAGATATATTCAGTATAGTAAAAGAAAAGCAATTTATTATAAACGGGGACTTGAGGAATAATCATATATGGTAATATAGTGAATATATTCAAATATTACTTTCCACCAATTGTAAAGCAATTTAAACTAGTATGTACAATTATTATTTAGTCACCTGAGTTATCactattttattttgttagtttaacACACTTAAGATCTATATCTTATATTTTCTTTAACAATAAGCAAGGTAAGAGAACTTCTGTAACATGATCTACTAAAATAAATGCTTAACGGTATATGAATTTGTTAATAAATAGCATATTGGTGCATATATATTACCATAAACCAAAAGAATATATAGTGATATACCTGAAGGAGAATCGAACACAGCTAGAATGTGATTGTGAAAAATAGAGGTGGcaatcgtgctgataacgtgttataaaactaAAAGCAATTTACTATAAACTTGAACAAGATaatagagatagaaagaaggaagagaatttatttcttcttcaattgtatgtattttcctatctattacaaggcctttatatagacataaaaagtgaagaaatatGTCATTACTAATTCTTCactgtgggtattagatactggcagtggttataacatctgtAATATGTTGCAAGGGTTTAGGATAAGTAGGAGgctaaagaaaggagaagttaatctacaagttggaaatggtgcaaaagttgcggccgtagctgtaggatcaatttctttaataatgtctacgggcaaagtacttatgttggatgattgttattacgttcctaaatttgtttcgaacataatttcagctCCTATGTTAGACAAATGTGGTTTTCGCATTAATAaaggcaatggtatttgctctatttattatagtgataatttatatgtgaatgactatctccaacatgatgtttatgtcttacctaatgtgaatgctaattcgattatgcatgtttcaagtcttaagaggaaaagagatgatcaaTTAAATCAtgcatacctttggcattgtaggtttggtcatattggagagaaaaaaaattaacaagttgtacaaggaagggtaccttgacaaatatgattttgaatcatatccaacttttgaatcttgtctcaaaggaaaaatgaccaaattttCATTTACTTGAAGTAGAGAAAGAGCttctgaattattgggactaattcatacagatgtttgtgggcccatgaaaattcaagctagaggtggatattcttacctcatcatcttcactgatgatatgtcaagatatggatttgtatatcttatgaaacacaagtctgaatcttttgaaatgttcaaaaggttccgtagtgaagttgagaagcagactgataaaagtatcaaagtactaaggtctgatagaggtggagaatatcttagtgaaga includes these proteins:
- the LOC142165354 gene encoding uncharacterized protein LOC142165354; this encodes MSNLSKLEFVALDITGKNYLSWVLDAEIHLAAKALENAIIQGNETSSQDKAKTMIFLRHHLDEGLKTEYLTLKDPFELWSSLKERYDHLKATILPRARYEWIHLRLQDFKTVSEYNSTIFRITSQLKLCGKIVNDEDLLEKTLSTFYASNMVLQQQYREKGLKKYSELISCLLVAEQHNTLLMKNHEARPTGSAPFSEVNMEAGTIYVFGSEDQWTNSTNSSTLMVFNYPF